A window from Citrus sinensis cultivar Valencia sweet orange chromosome 5, DVS_A1.0, whole genome shotgun sequence encodes these proteins:
- the LOC127902259 gene encoding leucine-rich repeat extensin-like protein 5 translates to MLAQRYYGPEFDQKEREIRRLKAELDQIESEKQRPTFFTTSPPIPSIGPTYHPFASMLSPIKQYDPSKLFGMTHTPFRDNPLPPPPKPKSRPNPQPRPVTIHPSSISIPGQQSPGYTPTSPPAPPSALYPNLLPNPRIKN, encoded by the coding sequence ATGCTTGCCCAGCGCTACTATGGCCCtgaatttgaccaaaaagaaCGGGAAATCAGACGTTTAAAAGCTGAGCTTGAtcagattgaatctgaaaaacaaaGACCTACCTTTTttaccacatcacctcctatCCCTTCTATAGGTCCAACTTATCATCCATTTGCTTCTATGCTTTCCCCCATCAAACAGTATgatccttccaagttatttggcatgactcatactccTTTCAGAGACAATCCCTTACCACCACCACCTAAACCTAAATCAAGGCCTAACCCTCAACCGCGACCCGTCACAATTCATCCTTCATCCATTTCCATCCCTGGCCAACAATCTCCTGGTTATACACCGACATCACCGCCAGCTCCTCCATCAGCCCTTTATCCCAACCTCCTACCCAATCCAAGGATAAAGAACTAA